GAAAGTTTCTTAACAATGTTCAAAATACAAATAAGTCAgtgtttaataataaattaatctGAGTCGTGTGTGTGATCCGGAGAGGGCTTTGCGTTTTTGCAGGTTGATTGTCTTTTTCTTCGTGCGCGTCGATTTTTGAACCACAcctaaaatacagaaaaaatttatttaggattttttttagatggaAACGTcaatacaaataattttattaaatgtaacgAGCTCATTCTTACCCGTACAATCTCCTCGGTGAGGCCGGAACTTTTGGCTAATTCCGCCCGGGCATCTACCGTCGGGTAGTCGGTGATGGCGAATAATCGCTCGAGTTGTTGCGTCTGGTTGTCTGTGAATACAGTGCGTACTCGATTGCGCTGACGCTGAGATGCGTTTCGGTGACACTGATGCTCAACTGGGTCACCTGAagatgaataaaatattttttattattaaaagttTCAGACActatattcaataaaaaaagaaaacaacccattatatattaaacaaacaaacatgttattaagttataggcctatacaATTTTTATTTCCACTGTTTTACCAAGAAAAGATAAATATCTATACTTGCGCACACCACAATTCTTTctcagatttttaaataattaaataatgacaaaaacgTGTACCTGATGTGTTAAAGGGCCACTGCTGACCCGTGTAGTAGTTGGAATTGAAGGTCATTTGATAATATGAGACCGGGCTACAGCAGCTGTACATGCCCGTCCAGGATGATGATGCTGATGGGTGATGGTTCATCATCAGGGCCGCATTCTGAACTCCACATTCATCCTGATAGAGCTGATCCAGTTTGGTTACGTGCCCTGGGAAATCCCGCGGAGATGATGGATGATCCTCTGTGGGTGTTTGATTGCTCGTGTCGCTCAGGATGAAATCAATAGAAAAGTTTGAAAACTTCTGACTTGCCATGTTTTCTCCAGTGCAGTCCACGGGAGCTGATGTTGGCATGTATGT
This sequence is a window from Misgurnus anguillicaudatus chromosome 24, ASM2758022v2, whole genome shotgun sequence. Protein-coding genes within it:
- the dharma gene encoding dharma, which gives rise to MPTSAPVDCTGENMASQKFSNFSIDFILSDTSNQTPTEDHPSSPRDFPGHVTKLDQLYQDECGVQNAALMMNHHPSASSSWTGMYSCCSPVSYYQMTFNSNYYTGQQWPFNTSGDPVEHQCHRNASQRQRNRVRTVFTDNQTQQLERLFAITDYPTVDARAELAKSSGLTEEIVRVWFKNRRARRKRQSTCKNAKPSPDHTHDSD